A stretch of Acipenser ruthenus chromosome 1, fAciRut3.2 maternal haplotype, whole genome shotgun sequence DNA encodes these proteins:
- the LOC117973023 gene encoding ribitol-5-phosphate transferase FKTN-like isoform X1 has protein sequence MPRINKSVILALLTVTSSVFLLFQLYYYKQYLSKDGVRNFNSLSANDAQWQVFKKFLDLVGRHNLPVYLIDPVTLGLLTPDTQHLRESDTKGPNCKYFCARREFTTFALLAKLWKYDAALAKSAAEKGFEFLELRGKDPRLASMDDLSGTEIPLHFIFRLQSHAIHLVVFYERSGNYLWHGPLRLKPNMDRKFVPFRKLDFGHQAGVYDRPELLLTSIDGLEIRIPKNVSRFLGEVANSRFLECRYKEARAFYQLYPDDTSQEAIEFRKNAKTLLHLAARTLNSLGMRFWLSSGTCLGWFRQCSVIPHSKDVDLGIWIKDYRSDIIPAFQRAGLPLKHKFGKKEDSLELSFQAQDVKLDIFFFYEEEDHVWNGGTQAKSGKKFKYMFPKFTLCWTELVELKVQVPCETMDYIEANYGKSWNVPVKTWDWKSSPANVQENGVWPVGEWDDVIQVY, from the exons ATGCCTAGGATTAACAAGTCTGTGATTTTGGCCCTCCTGACTGTGACAAGTTCAGTATTCCTCTTATTCCAGCTGTATTATTATAAGCAGTATTTGTcaaag GATGGAGTGCGTAATTTTAATAGCCTGTCTGCAAATGATGCACAGTGG CAGGTGTTTAAAAAGTTCCTCGACTTGGTGGGCAGACACAACTTGCCAGTGTACCTCATCGACCCCGTGACCCTGGGCTTGCTAACTCCAGATACACAGCATCTGAGGGAGAGTGACACTAAAGGGCCAAATTGCAAGTATTTCTGTGCCCGGAGAGAGTTTACTACATTTGCACTGTTAGCCAAACTGTGGAAATATGAT GCAGCCCTGGCCAAGTCGGCTGCGGAGAAGGGGTTTGAGTTTCTAGAGCTGCGTGGGAAGGACCCTCGCCTGGCCAGCATGGATGACTTGTCTGGGACCGAGATCCCACTGCACTTTATCTTCAGGCTGCAGTCTCACGCCATCCACCTTGTGGTATTCTATGAGAGGAGCGGCAACTACCTCTGGCATGGACCCCTGCGGCTCAAGCCGAACATGGACAGGAAGTTTGTGCCCTTCCGAAAACTGGATTTTGGACACCAAGCCGGGGTGTATGACAG ACCAGAGCTGCTGCTGACTTCCATTGATGGTCTGGAGATACGCATTCCGAAGAACGTCTCGAGATTTCTGGGTGAAGTGGCCAATTCCAGGTTTCTGGAATGCAGATACAAGGAGGCACGGGCTTTCTATCAG CTGTACCCTGATGATACCTCCCAGGAGGCAATAGAGTTCAGGAAGAATGCCAAGACCTTGCTTCATCTGGCAGCCAGGACCCTGAACAGCCTGGGAATGAGGTTCTGGCTGAGCAGCGGGACCTGTCTGG GCTGGTTCAGGCAGTGCAGTGTCATTCCACACAGTAAAGATGTCGACCTAGGAATATGGATAAAGGACTACAGGTCAGACATTATCCCAGCATTCCAGAGGGCAGGCCTTCCGCTGAAGCACAAATTTGGAAAG AAGGAAGACAGCCTGGAGCTCTCCTTCCAGGCTCAAGACGTGAAACTCGATATCTTCTTCTTCTATGAGGAGGAGGATCATGTGTGGAACGGAGGGACCCAGGCCAAGAGTGGAAAAAAATTCAA GTACATGTTCCCAAAGTTTACCCTGTGCTGGACTGAGTTGGTGGAGCTCAAGGTCCAGGTTCCCTGTGAGACAATGGATTACATTGAAGCGAATTACGGTAAGAGCTGGAACGTTCCGGTGAAGACGTGGGACTGGAAGAGTTCTCCAGCCAACGTCCAGGAGAACGGGGTCTGGCCTGTGGGAGAATGGGATGACGTCATTCAAGTCTACTGA
- the LOC117973023 gene encoding ribitol-5-phosphate transferase FKTN-like isoform X2, protein MPRINKSVILALLTVTSSVFLLFQLYYYKQYLSKDGVRNFNSLSANDAQWVFKKFLDLVGRHNLPVYLIDPVTLGLLTPDTQHLRESDTKGPNCKYFCARREFTTFALLAKLWKYDAALAKSAAEKGFEFLELRGKDPRLASMDDLSGTEIPLHFIFRLQSHAIHLVVFYERSGNYLWHGPLRLKPNMDRKFVPFRKLDFGHQAGVYDRPELLLTSIDGLEIRIPKNVSRFLGEVANSRFLECRYKEARAFYQLYPDDTSQEAIEFRKNAKTLLHLAARTLNSLGMRFWLSSGTCLGWFRQCSVIPHSKDVDLGIWIKDYRSDIIPAFQRAGLPLKHKFGKKEDSLELSFQAQDVKLDIFFFYEEEDHVWNGGTQAKSGKKFKYMFPKFTLCWTELVELKVQVPCETMDYIEANYGKSWNVPVKTWDWKSSPANVQENGVWPVGEWDDVIQVY, encoded by the exons ATGCCTAGGATTAACAAGTCTGTGATTTTGGCCCTCCTGACTGTGACAAGTTCAGTATTCCTCTTATTCCAGCTGTATTATTATAAGCAGTATTTGTcaaag GATGGAGTGCGTAATTTTAATAGCCTGTCTGCAAATGATGCACAGTGG GTGTTTAAAAAGTTCCTCGACTTGGTGGGCAGACACAACTTGCCAGTGTACCTCATCGACCCCGTGACCCTGGGCTTGCTAACTCCAGATACACAGCATCTGAGGGAGAGTGACACTAAAGGGCCAAATTGCAAGTATTTCTGTGCCCGGAGAGAGTTTACTACATTTGCACTGTTAGCCAAACTGTGGAAATATGAT GCAGCCCTGGCCAAGTCGGCTGCGGAGAAGGGGTTTGAGTTTCTAGAGCTGCGTGGGAAGGACCCTCGCCTGGCCAGCATGGATGACTTGTCTGGGACCGAGATCCCACTGCACTTTATCTTCAGGCTGCAGTCTCACGCCATCCACCTTGTGGTATTCTATGAGAGGAGCGGCAACTACCTCTGGCATGGACCCCTGCGGCTCAAGCCGAACATGGACAGGAAGTTTGTGCCCTTCCGAAAACTGGATTTTGGACACCAAGCCGGGGTGTATGACAG ACCAGAGCTGCTGCTGACTTCCATTGATGGTCTGGAGATACGCATTCCGAAGAACGTCTCGAGATTTCTGGGTGAAGTGGCCAATTCCAGGTTTCTGGAATGCAGATACAAGGAGGCACGGGCTTTCTATCAG CTGTACCCTGATGATACCTCCCAGGAGGCAATAGAGTTCAGGAAGAATGCCAAGACCTTGCTTCATCTGGCAGCCAGGACCCTGAACAGCCTGGGAATGAGGTTCTGGCTGAGCAGCGGGACCTGTCTGG GCTGGTTCAGGCAGTGCAGTGTCATTCCACACAGTAAAGATGTCGACCTAGGAATATGGATAAAGGACTACAGGTCAGACATTATCCCAGCATTCCAGAGGGCAGGCCTTCCGCTGAAGCACAAATTTGGAAAG AAGGAAGACAGCCTGGAGCTCTCCTTCCAGGCTCAAGACGTGAAACTCGATATCTTCTTCTTCTATGAGGAGGAGGATCATGTGTGGAACGGAGGGACCCAGGCCAAGAGTGGAAAAAAATTCAA GTACATGTTCCCAAAGTTTACCCTGTGCTGGACTGAGTTGGTGGAGCTCAAGGTCCAGGTTCCCTGTGAGACAATGGATTACATTGAAGCGAATTACGGTAAGAGCTGGAACGTTCCGGTGAAGACGTGGGACTGGAAGAGTTCTCCAGCCAACGTCCAGGAGAACGGGGTCTGGCCTGTGGGAGAATGGGATGACGTCATTCAAGTCTACTGA